ATTGCGAAAGTGGTCTAATTTGCAGCCCCATAACTTCGCTCTGCGAATACACATGCAATTCACCTAGCGAATGCAACACTCGCTATAATACCGCAAGCAACATCTGCACTCAGGCACATTATTGCCAACAGAGTTGTCAGAGTCAAACAGACTGCAACAACTCTAACCCGACTTGTGTTCAGGAAATTTGTTATACGGCTTGCAAAACTTCTTCACAGTGCCCTGAAGGTCAACAATGTCTAGGTGGTTATTGCCAATATCAAACTTGCAAGTCTGTCGGCGCCTGTAACCCAGGCTATCAAAATTGCTATAATAATAGTTATTGTACGCCTGTTGAATGCGGTGGAACAGTATGCGGATTAAACGAAAGTTGCAGCAATGAAAACTGCCAGTGTGGTAGTGGACCTGCTTGTAGCGCTAACTTAAACTGTTCAGCATTGGGCCCTGCAGGCGTCTGTCAATGCGGAAGCACCAACAAAGGATGTAACCCCGGTGAAACTTGTCAGGGAAGCGGGACTGCAGCAGTGTGTCAGTGCGGTAGCAACCCATCCTGTGGAGATAACGGAATCTGCAGCAACGGTAATTGCACTTGTAACGGGCAACGATGTGCCGCTGGCCAGTCCTGTCTCCAGGGAAAATGCGCTACACCCATTCAATGCGGTGGAGCTCCTTGCGTAGGCGCCTGTATCGACAATCAATGCGTCCCTGGTTTCAGCGATAACACTTGTGGCCCCGGCGGGTGCCTAGAAGGGCAAGCTTGCTTTAGTGGACACTGCTTGACGCCATGCGGAAGCACCGGAAATTACTGTTTAGCCAGTGAAACATGTGGCGCTGATGGTCAGTGCCATTGCGGCTCATCGGCAGGAGCAGTATGCTCGTCTGGAACAATTTGTGCCAATACTCAATGCATTACCAAACAGTGTGGTGATGGATATCTGACAACCGGTGAAGTATGCGATGAAGGAGACAGCAGTAAATATCTTTCTGCTGCTTCGGGATGCCCATCGGATTGGTCCGCATCGCCACAAGGTAACTGCCAGCCCAACAAGGATGGCGCGGGCAATGGAAATAACGGCCATTGTGCCAAAGACTGCTCTACGCAATGCGTTTTGTTAACCTCAACCGGATCAAAATATTGGCCACCTTCGCAGCTAGCTACGGCACTCAATAACCTCACAACCACAGCTTGTGACTCCGGAAACTCCTGCGCCTCGTGTTCTTCATCCCAGCTATGCCCCGTTGGTCAAAGTTGCAACAACGGAACATGTCAAATCGCGAGTTGGCCTACAGCGTCATCTCCGGTAACGCAACAGCAGTGTCCAAACGGTTTGGGTATTTGGGTTAAGAATAGTTCAGCTGGAACGACGCAACTTAGTTCTCCGCTCTTGGTTAACACCTCGGTGGCAATCTATGGTGGTTTTGCTGGTACTGAAAACACAGTTTATGATCGAACAGATCCTGCGCTTGCAACCCCTTTGCCTGCTCAGGCAAATCCTGCTCCTTTAGGAAGGCATGGTTTTAGCGGAACGATTCTAGATAGTAACGGGCAATCTCCAATTTTGTATCTGGGAGATGGGAGTTCCGGCAAAAATTTTAGTCTCGTCATAGATGGGTTTCAGTTAAAGGATGGCAGTTCTACCACTCTCAACCCGGCCTGTACAAAGTCTAGCGCAACACCTGCCTCTCAAGCAGCAGGTGGGGTTACAGTTTGCAGCAACATTAATGCCACGCTGCAAAATTTGCGCATTGTTGAAAATAGTACGACTGCCGATGGAGGCGGCATTAAGAATTTAGGCGGGATAACGCTCAGAGATTCGATAGTCTCTCTCAACACCGCGCAAACAAGCGGCGGTGCAATCAGCCATAATTCTTCTTCGACCTTTGCAAGCACGATTGAAAGGGTAACTATTTACGGCAACGGTTTCTACGCTGTTTCAACTTTGTCGCCTTTATGCACGATTGCAGGCAATCAAGGCGTATGCCCAACGGGCAGTTGCACGGGTGGTTCATGTCCGAACGCTGTATATCAGGGTAGCGGTGGGGGCGTAGCCGCTGCTGGTACTGCACCGTTACAAGTATATGCGTCTAAGTTTAACCTAAATCAGGCTTATTATAATGGTGGCGGCATCTATTCTACTTCACCGTTAACTGTCGCCAGCTCCGTGTTTACAGGAAATTGGGCGAGTTTCGCGGGTGGAGGGTTATATTTGGGCGGTGCTGTAAGCGCCAACTTATCCAATTTAACTGTTATTGAGAACGCAGCTTACAATGCCGGCGGTGGAGGTATTTATGATGTTACTACTGGAGCTTCTGCATCGCAGATAGTGAACAGCTTATTCCGAAACAATAAGGGACTACGTCCCTTTAATGATACGAGTTTTCTAGAGTGGGCTGGAAATAGAAATCTTTCTGTCAAATCTCAATTTTGGCCTACTCAGATTAATTCGATTTTGAGCAATTTAGGCTTTCCTCAGCCTAATATTGTGAATAGTTCTAATCTGATAGAGGCTTCATATGTCGATATGTGCCCGGCTATCGCATACAATTATGGCAACGGGCAATGTGACGGCACGTCACTTTGTGGCACCTTACCTGCAATGAATGATGCCAATCACAAAATTACTTTTAATACATATACATCTGCGACAAATGTGTGTGATGCCACCGAATTTTCGGACTGTATTGCACCCACGTATCGCAATTGCTCTCCTGTCCTTTCAGGAAAAACCATTCCAGCAAGCAGCCAATCGATAGTCTATTCTAAAGATTATTTTGGAAATCCCAATACAGGTGCTTACGGAGGAGCGTACCAATCCGAATGTGAAAGGCCTAGGGATTGTCCACCTCAGCTTAATTTATGTATAAATGGAAGCTGTGGTCAGTGCAGCAGCGATGCTGATTGCTCAGGACGCACGCCGTTCTGTGTAAAATTAAGCTGTGTTGAATGTCGAGATTCTAACGCCTGCAGTAATGGAGCGACGTGTACACAAGGCGCTTGTCCGAATACTTGCGGTCCCAACTTCGGAGTCTGCCCTCCCGGTCAGGCGTGTCTGTTCAATGTTGGCAGCTACAGCTGCGTGTGACTCATTAAAAAACAAAACTCCCACAAGATTGCGGCTCGTTTGCTATGATACATTAATCTTATGCGTATTCTTTTGGTTGCCCTCTCAGTGTTGGTGATAAGTACCTGCGGCAGAGAAAAAAGTCTCGGCTCTGGTGATTTAGCGAATTGTAACGGAAATACAGCTGATGATAAGGGGCATATTTGTCTAAACGGCCAATGGAGGATTACAGAAGACGGAGAGTGTGGTGTCCTAGCTGATGGTACTAAGGTTTCCGGGTGCCCTTCGAACTATACCTGCCAAGCTAACGTATGTATCCCGTCTCCCACTAACCCCCTAATTTGGTTCGCTACCGATCCCATCCAGCCTGGGACTGCGACTTCTGGACTGGGCTCTAATCAGGACTACATTTATAATATTATGGCCAAAGGTTATTCGTCATTAGATGACTGGTGTATGAGTCAGGCCCAGCAATCGAAGTTGCCGACAATACGAAATATTACTTCATGGAAAGCGTTGATTATCGCTCAACCGGACAATAATCCAAATCAACTAGGGACGGATGGAGCGGCACGCTTTAGTTTGTTAAACTTTTCGTTGGTTGGCGGTTTGCCTCAAATTCCATACAATATGCCTGACGGCACCCAAAGCCTCAGTGGGAATTCTCTAAAAATGGAAGATAAGCATGGTGATGTATATTTAAATTCAAAGAGTACGGGGTTTTGGACAGGCTTGGGTGCTTCGGGTGGTCCGCCTAGTATATGGCAGTGTAATACGAATCCCTATGTGGGGTTCACAAAGCATACTTGGATACTCCCCAAAAATTTTGTTGTACCAGTCGCAAGCTCTTCCACTTGTGGTTATAACAATAACGTTTGGAGTAATAACCAATCGAATGTTGGTGGTTCCATGGTAATAATTCCTTATCCCCAGGATTGTGTAAGCAGTCCCAACGCCATTGCTTTCTTAGAAACCGGTGATGCGGGCCTAAATGGGAATGGTGTAAGTTGCCAGGAAAGCACATGGGGTTGTACTGTTACAGCGTGCCCTTATTCCTACACAGTAGATACAACACCGTCTTTAGGAGATATTGGTAGTTGTAGCTCGGACAATCCTTTATCCGCGAATTGCAGCGGATTCAAACCAATTATTTGCTTATCCAATGGTTAGTTAGCTTCCAATAAGGAAAGCATTTGATTTTTTGGTTGAGTTAGCTCTCAAGTTGCCTTGGAAAGACGTGCATAGTTCCAAAGCTAATGACGAGCCTAGCAGATCTCTCTATGGCGCTTCAAAGAAGAATCTCTGGAATGCGTAATCTTGTCGGGACTTTCAATGTTTACTCTGTTAATTCTTTGTTTTCAGTTGAGCTTACTTTGGCTCGGCTGAACTTTGTCGGAGATTTGTTGCACTGCGACAAGAGCATGCAGATTTAAAAATCCAGATTACCTCTCTTAGGCTTCCGATAGGAATTTGCTTAGATATCTGTTGGATGCATCCGGCAGTACGACCAGTATATTAGGCTTTGCCCGCTTAAACGCTGGCATCCTTTCCTTGATATATTTAATCGCCCCCACAACCGCAGAACCGGACGATCCGCCGCACAAAAGGCCTTCTTCTTTAATCAGTCTGCGAGCCATCGCAAATGATTCTTCGTCGCCCACCTGGATAACATCGTTCATGCAGGCGATATTCATCGTTGACGGCATGAAATCTTCTCCAATTCCCTCAATGCGATAGGACTTAATCGGTCCAGGCTTTCCGTGATGAAACAGGTCAAAATAAATACTGCCTACCGGATCAACACCGACGATTTGGACTTCCGCATTTTTTTCTTTCAAAAACCTGGACGTGCCAACGACCGTGCCGCCGGTGCCAATGCCCGTGATAAAGACATCCAGCTCGTGCCCCATTTGCTTCCAGATTTCAGGGCCAGTGCTGTGGTAATGAGCGTCCGGGTTGTCCTGATTGTGATATTGATTAGCGTAAAAGCAATTAGGCGTTTCTTTGGCGATGCGCATGGCTACTTGATAATAGCTCCGCGGATCCTCGGCCTCCACATCTGTTGGACAAATAACGACTTCGGCACCGACCGCTCGTAATAACCGTCTTTTATCTTCGCTTTGCTTGTCCGGCATCACAAAAATGCATTTGTAACCTTGGCGAGCTCCAGCCAACGCGAGGCCTAGGCCGGTATTGCCGCTGGTTGCTTCAACAATGGTGCCACCGGGTTTCAGCAATCCTTCTTTTTCAGCTTGTCGGACCAGGTATAGACCAATGCGATCTTTAATAGAGCCGCCTGGATTTAGAAACTCGCATTTAACCAAAAGATTGACGTTTAAATCCGCGCCAATACGCGCCAACTTCACGATGGGGGTATTGCCGATACTTTCCAAAATCGAGTCGAGTACTTGCATTTAAAACTCCTTTGGAACACTACACGAGTCTCGATGTCGAATGTAAATTATTTTTTAAAAAGCGGCGGAAAAGTTTTAGGTGAGAACGGGCCTTTTGAACTGGGCCGGCTGGTGCGCTCACCCAGTGTGCCAAAGCGCGCCTACTTGCGCGGCAACGCTGCCTTGCTGCACGCCAAGCCTACAGTAGGTATTGTTGGCACCCGGAAGCCTTCTGCGCTCGGTTTAAAGCGAGCGTTTGATTACGCAGCCACGCTGACCAACGCTGGCTGCCTAATTGTCTCTGGCGGCGCGCTGGGCATCGATTATGCAGCGCATCGAGGGGCTTTGTCGGTGGGTGGCGAGACGTTGTCGGTCCTCGGCGATCCGGTTTTTGAAAATAGAGATGAGCGGCCCAGGCGTATTTTGGATTTGGCGCCTTCTGAGCTTGTCACCACGGTCACCACTTATGGTCCCGGGACCAAGCTGGGCAAGACACTTTTCGTCGCTCGCAACCAATACATAGCGGCTTTGTCTGATGCCATTGTAATTATCGAAGGCATGCTTAACTCGGGAACTTTGCATACAGCTAGATATGCTGCCAAGATTGGTGTTCCGGTGTGGGCGATTCCCGGGGATCCAGACAACCCGCTGGCAGAAGCAGCAAATTTCTTGTTAGCGAGCTCGGATGCTCGGCCACTTTTAAACACCAACGCTTTAATCGAAAGTTTAGGTTTAAATATTGCTGAGCCAACTCCAGAACCAGCTGTTGCGGAAGGCGAAGGTGAGATTTGGGAGGCTTTTAAATCTAACAATGGACGCGTGACGCTTGACTTATTGTGTGAGATGCTTAAAGTGCCGATTTTTCAAATCCAGTCAGACTTGCTTGAGCTTGAATTGATGGGTACGATTCAAAGAGAAGGCGCAGAATTTGTATGGCAAAATCGCTCGTTATCGTAGAATCACCGGCTAAGGCTAAGACTATCCGCAAATATTTAGGGGATGGTTATGATGTTAAAGCGTCGGTGGGACATATTATAGATTTACCCCCAAGTCGCATGGGCGTTAATCTAGACAACGGGGAATTTACCCCTGAATACGTTCACATTGAAGGTAAAAGCAAAGTCATTGCTGAAATTCAAAAAGCCGCCAAGGGCGTAGACATGGTCTACCTGGCGCCGGATCCGGATCGCGAAGGCGAAGCTATTGCTTTCCACTTGGCAGATTTAATTCACGAAAAGCATCCTAAGGTGCCAGTCTCGCGCGTTCGCTTTCATGAAATTACCAAAAAAGCGGTGCAAGCGTCTTTCTTACATCCCGCTGCGCTTGATCAAAAACTATACGATGCTCAACAAGCGCGTCGTATCTTAGACAGAATCGTAGGCTATCAAATCAGCCCTGTGCTATGGAAAAAGGTACGCAGAGGCCTGAGTGCTGGCCGTGTGCAATCTGTGGCTGTGCGATTGGTTGTCGATCGTGAACGCGCTATTCAAGCGTTCGTGACGGACGAGTACTGGAGTGTAGAAGCGCTCAGTGACGCCGGTAAAAAGCCTCTGTTTACTGCTAAACTGCTTAAAACCGACGGCAAAAAAGCAGAACTCACTACTGGCGATCAGGCCTCTAGTGTTAAGAGTGAGCTTGAACAAGCAAACCCTGTTGTCAGTGAAGTGAACAAGTCTCGACGACAACGTAAGTCCGGCCCACCGTTCATTACCTCTAAATTGCAGCAAGATGCAGCCAGAGCATTTAGATTTACGACCAAAAAAACCATGATGTTG
This sequence is a window from Myxococcota bacterium. Protein-coding genes within it:
- a CDS encoding cysteine synthase family protein encodes the protein MQVLDSILESIGNTPIVKLARIGADLNVNLLVKCEFLNPGGSIKDRIGLYLVRQAEKEGLLKPGGTIVEATSGNTGLGLALAGARQGYKCIFVMPDKQSEDKRRLLRAVGAEVVICPTDVEAEDPRSYYQVAMRIAKETPNCFYANQYHNQDNPDAHYHSTGPEIWKQMGHELDVFITGIGTGGTVVGTSRFLKEKNAEVQIVGVDPVGSIYFDLFHHGKPGPIKSYRIEGIGEDFMPSTMNIACMNDVIQVGDEESFAMARRLIKEEGLLCGGSSGSAVVGAIKYIKERMPAFKRAKPNILVVLPDASNRYLSKFLSEA
- a CDS encoding DNA-processing protein DprA — encoded protein: MSNVNYFLKSGGKVLGENGPFELGRLVRSPSVPKRAYLRGNAALLHAKPTVGIVGTRKPSALGLKRAFDYAATLTNAGCLIVSGGALGIDYAAHRGALSVGGETLSVLGDPVFENRDERPRRILDLAPSELVTTVTTYGPGTKLGKTLFVARNQYIAALSDAIVIIEGMLNSGTLHTARYAAKIGVPVWAIPGDPDNPLAEAANFLLASSDARPLLNTNALIESLGLNIAEPTPEPAVAEGEGEIWEAFKSNNGRVTLDLLCEMLKVPIFQIQSDLLELELMGTIQREGAEFVWQNRSLS